Proteins found in one Pseudodesulfovibrio sp. JC047 genomic segment:
- the pta gene encoding phosphate acetyltransferase, whose protein sequence is MSKSLYVSATEERSGKSAVILGVMQMLLRELHNVAIFRPIINDPGEGNKDHDIELMIDHFKLSIPYSDTYAYTLKQARELINSGQHALVLENILKRYKTLEKKYDFVLCEGTDFKGKDPAFEFDLNADIAATIGSPMLVISSGRDKTPVEVVNITQSTLDTLSEKGVDFVACVVNRAPEGMTDDICGTIQCDRNGEHMPLYVIPENEALGKPSIGDVKRWLDADILYGHSGMQTLVDNYVIAAMQIGNFLEYIKPGSLIITPGDRSDIILSSLASRLSSSYPDIAGIVLTGGLDLSNSVHKLIEGWTGVPVPMLSVKGHTYQNVQELNRLYGRIQADDHQRIATALGNFAQHVNVTELRDNLVEKRSTRVSPKMFEYSLFDKASRNKQRIVLPEGSGERILRAADILLRRGVAEIILLGREDEIRDKASKFGVDISDAQIINPAESELLDSFAEEYLELRKHKGVLAEVAWDRMADPTYFGTMMVHKGFADGMVSGSVTTTAQTIRPAFEFVKTKPGSSIVSSVFLMCLKDRVLVYGDCAVNPNPDARQLAEIAISAAGTAKIFGIDPKVAMLSYSTGSSGKGEDVEKVTEATRIAKTLTEGRGLDFPIEGPLQFDAAVDPKVAKVKMPDSDVAGQATVFVFPDLNTGNNTYKAVQRAANAVAIGPILQGLNKPVNDLSRGCTVPDVVNTVAITAIQAQAEKGE, encoded by the coding sequence ATGTCCAAAAGCTTGTATGTGAGCGCGACGGAAGAACGAAGTGGCAAATCCGCCGTCATCCTCGGCGTCATGCAGATGCTCCTCAGAGAACTGCACAACGTCGCCATTTTCCGCCCTATCATCAATGACCCGGGTGAGGGAAACAAGGATCACGACATTGAACTGATGATCGATCATTTCAAATTGTCCATTCCGTATAGCGACACCTACGCGTATACTCTCAAGCAGGCGCGTGAGCTGATAAATTCCGGTCAGCACGCGCTTGTGCTTGAGAACATCCTGAAACGGTACAAGACGCTGGAAAAGAAGTACGATTTCGTGCTTTGCGAAGGCACCGATTTCAAGGGCAAGGACCCGGCATTCGAGTTCGACCTCAATGCCGATATCGCCGCCACCATCGGTTCTCCCATGCTCGTCATTTCGTCTGGCCGTGACAAGACCCCGGTCGAAGTCGTCAATATCACGCAATCCACGCTGGACACCTTGTCCGAAAAAGGCGTTGATTTCGTGGCCTGTGTGGTCAACCGCGCCCCCGAGGGCATGACGGACGACATCTGCGGAACCATTCAGTGCGACCGTAACGGCGAACACATGCCGCTCTATGTCATCCCGGAAAACGAAGCCCTTGGCAAACCAAGCATCGGAGACGTCAAACGGTGGCTGGATGCGGACATCCTGTACGGGCACAGCGGGATGCAAACTCTGGTGGACAACTATGTCATCGCCGCCATGCAGATCGGTAACTTTCTGGAATATATCAAACCCGGCAGCCTGATTATCACCCCCGGTGACCGCTCGGACATCATCCTGTCCAGCCTGGCATCCCGTCTGTCCAGTTCCTATCCCGACATCGCGGGTATTGTCCTGACCGGCGGACTGGATCTGTCCAACAGTGTCCACAAACTCATTGAAGGATGGACCGGCGTTCCGGTTCCCATGCTTTCGGTCAAGGGACATACCTACCAGAATGTGCAGGAACTAAATCGGTTGTATGGCCGTATCCAGGCCGACGATCATCAACGGATCGCCACGGCCCTCGGTAATTTTGCCCAACATGTGAATGTGACAGAACTCCGCGACAATCTGGTTGAAAAACGGTCGACTCGTGTGTCGCCAAAAATGTTCGAATATTCCCTGTTCGACAAGGCATCCCGCAACAAACAGCGGATCGTGTTGCCCGAAGGGTCCGGTGAACGGATTCTGCGCGCCGCCGACATTTTGCTGCGCCGAGGCGTTGCCGAAATCATTTTGCTCGGCCGCGAAGACGAAATTCGCGACAAGGCCTCCAAATTCGGCGTGGACATCTCCGACGCACAGATCATTAACCCAGCTGAATCCGAATTGCTCGATTCCTTTGCCGAAGAATATCTCGAACTCCGCAAGCACAAAGGAGTTCTCGCCGAAGTGGCCTGGGACCGCATGGCCGATCCCACCTATTTCGGCACCATGATGGTCCACAAGGGATTCGCTGACGGCATGGTCTCCGGTTCCGTGACCACCACGGCCCAGACCATCCGTCCGGCCTTTGAATTCGTGAAGACAAAACCGGGCAGCTCCATTGTCTCTTCAGTCTTCCTTATGTGTCTCAAAGACCGTGTGCTGGTCTACGGTGACTGCGCCGTGAACCCCAACCCTGACGCTCGCCAGTTGGCTGAAATCGCCATCAGTGCGGCTGGAACCGCCAAGATCTTCGGGATTGATCCCAAGGTCGCGATGCTCAGTTACTCCACTGGTTCTTCCGGAAAAGGCGAAGATGTGGAAAAGGTCACCGAGGCCACCCGCATCGCCAAGACCCTCACCGAAGGACGCGGTCTCGATTTCCCCATTGAAGGGCCACTCCAATTTGACGCGGCTGTTGACCCCAAAGTCGCCAAGGTCAAAATGCCCGACTCCGATGTCGCAGGGCAGGCCACCGTGTTTGTATTCCCGGACCTCAATACCGGCAACAACACGTACAAGGCTGTCCAGCGTGCCGCCAATGCCGTGGCCATCGGCCCAATTCTGCAAGGACTGAACAAGCCGGTCAACGACCTGTCCCGCGGGTGCACCGTGCCGGACGTCGTGAA
- a CDS encoding (Fe-S)-binding protein, translated as MADINKLAQMFKELDDQLVNCMKCGMCQAVCPVFAESGRETDVTRGKLALLEGLANEMLEDPEGVNEKLNRCLLCGTCQANCPSGVSVMDIFLKARAIMTGYFGLSPIKRTIFRGMLKNPKLFNTLTGMGAKFQGVFTKKVDDMLGSSCARFNAPVIRDRHFNTLATKPLHKIVPELDTPAGKSGIKVAFYVGCVIDKIYPQVGEAILKVLKHHGVGVFMPSGQACCGIPALSSGDTDTFDTLIGINMDRLRSGEFDYLVTGCATCTATIKELWPRMYGGDAALKYDLEQLEKKTLDISQFLVDILKIESKEIKGGRGVTYHDPCHLKNSLGVTAQPRTLVKAAGCDFTEMAEAGTCCGCGGSFNIAHYDMSKKIGSRKADNIMASGVQTAATSCPACMLQITDMLSQKNAKMDVKHVIELYAESL; from the coding sequence ATGGCTGATATCAATAAACTCGCACAAATGTTCAAGGAGCTGGATGACCAGCTTGTCAACTGCATGAAATGCGGCATGTGCCAGGCAGTCTGTCCGGTCTTTGCCGAAAGCGGACGCGAAACAGACGTCACCCGCGGCAAGCTCGCCCTGCTGGAAGGACTTGCCAACGAGATGCTCGAAGACCCGGAAGGCGTCAACGAAAAGCTCAACCGCTGTCTGTTGTGCGGCACCTGCCAAGCCAATTGTCCGTCCGGTGTGTCTGTCATGGACATCTTCCTGAAGGCCCGTGCCATCATGACAGGCTACTTCGGTCTGTCGCCGATCAAACGGACCATCTTCCGAGGTATGCTCAAAAATCCCAAGCTCTTCAACACACTGACGGGCATGGGGGCAAAATTCCAGGGTGTGTTCACCAAAAAAGTGGACGATATGCTCGGCTCCAGCTGTGCCCGGTTCAATGCGCCGGTAATCCGTGACCGCCATTTCAACACCCTGGCAACCAAGCCCCTGCACAAGATCGTGCCGGAGCTGGACACCCCGGCCGGAAAATCCGGCATCAAGGTGGCCTTTTACGTCGGCTGTGTCATCGACAAGATCTACCCTCAGGTAGGTGAGGCCATTCTCAAGGTGCTCAAACACCATGGCGTTGGCGTCTTCATGCCTTCAGGCCAGGCGTGCTGTGGTATTCCGGCCCTGTCGAGCGGCGACACCGACACCTTTGACACCCTGATCGGAATCAACATGGATCGACTCCGTTCCGGTGAATTCGATTATCTCGTCACCGGATGTGCGACGTGTACCGCCACGATCAAGGAATTGTGGCCCCGCATGTATGGTGGGGATGCCGCCCTGAAATACGACCTTGAACAGTTGGAAAAGAAGACTCTGGACATCAGCCAATTCCTGGTTGATATTCTCAAGATAGAATCCAAGGAAATCAAAGGAGGCCGAGGCGTTACCTACCACGACCCGTGCCACCTGAAAAACTCCCTCGGCGTGACAGCGCAGCCCCGGACCCTGGTCAAGGCTGCGGGATGCGACTTCACGGAAATGGCGGAAGCTGGCACCTGCTGCGGATGTGGCGGCAGCTTCAATATCGCGCATTACGACATGTCCAAGAAGATCGGAAGCCGTAAAGCGGACAACATCATGGCCTCGGGCGTCCAAACCGCTGCCACCAGTTGTCCCGCCTGTATGCTTCAGATCACAGATATGCTGTCCCAGAAGAACGCAAAGATGGACGTCAAACACGTCATCGAGTTGTACGCCGAGAGCCTTTAA